A portion of the Musa acuminata AAA Group cultivar baxijiao chromosome BXJ1-1, Cavendish_Baxijiao_AAA, whole genome shotgun sequence genome contains these proteins:
- the LOC135587112 gene encoding uncharacterized protein LOC135587112: MATLQKFKLLATQCAAPAASPSRSPGPAAAIAPSSPAFRLRRRRSLRTLLGRASSRRAAAAVPGKPPPAPDRPSEKRALFSHSLADLFVSSPPPGGAEGGHESAAGAARRFGFDILAAGGRAGGGPRFGSRGLRYRLLRRTWRPVLVAIPE, translated from the coding sequence ATGGCGACGCTTCAGAAGTTTAAGCTGCTCGCGACGCAGTGCGCGGCGCCGGCCGCCAGCCCATCGAGAAGCCCCGGCCCCGCCGCGGCAATCGCCCCCTCCAGCCCCGCTTTCCGGTTGCGCCGCCGGAGGAGCCTCAGGACGCTCCTCGGCCGGGCGTCGTCCCGTCGGGCCGCGGCCGCGGTCCCCGGGAAGCCGCCCCCGGCGCCGGATCGCCCGTCGGAGAAGCGGGCCTTGTTTAGCCACTCGCTCGCGGATCTGTTCGTCTCCTCGCCCCCGCCGGGTGGAGCGGAAGGAGGGCACGAGTCCGCCGCCGGAGCCGCGCGGAGGTTCGGGTTCGACATCCTCGCCGCCGGGGGTAGAGCCGGCGGGGGACCCAGGTTTGGGTCCCGCGGCTTGAGGTACCGGTTGCTGCGGCGGACCTGGCGGCCGGTGCTCGTCGCCATTCCCGAGTGA